One region of Pseudomonas glycinae genomic DNA includes:
- a CDS encoding FadR/GntR family transcriptional regulator, protein MDYRKPSDRKSMHSRIVQELGMQIVSGRFLPCDKLPAEALLCEEYAVSRPVLREATRVLVAKGLVYSKPRVGTVVKPRREWHMLDPDVLHWLMQSSPQNEFFNVLTSVRSIIEPAAAALAAQHATDADIASIAEAYQRMEAAPTPEALLQPDLDFHSRIADATHNDLLANLCNMLAVAIAEALKHSNQRPNLHELALPRHKAILTAIENRDALGARHATLVQLDDARSALSVVLGTELS, encoded by the coding sequence ATGGATTACCGCAAACCTTCCGACCGTAAAAGCATGCACTCGCGCATCGTCCAGGAACTGGGCATGCAGATTGTTTCCGGACGCTTTCTGCCCTGCGACAAACTGCCCGCCGAAGCCTTGCTCTGCGAGGAGTACGCGGTCAGCCGGCCGGTGTTGCGCGAAGCCACCCGAGTGCTGGTCGCCAAGGGTCTGGTGTATTCCAAACCGCGCGTCGGCACCGTGGTCAAGCCACGCCGCGAATGGCACATGCTCGACCCGGACGTGCTGCACTGGCTGATGCAAAGCAGCCCGCAGAACGAGTTCTTCAACGTCCTGACCAGCGTGCGCAGCATCATCGAACCGGCCGCCGCCGCCCTCGCCGCCCAGCATGCGACCGATGCCGATATCGCGTCGATTGCCGAGGCTTACCAGCGCATGGAAGCCGCACCGACCCCGGAAGCCTTGCTGCAACCGGATCTGGACTTTCACAGCCGGATTGCTGACGCAACCCACAACGACTTGCTGGCCAACCTGTGCAACATGCTTGCGGTGGCGATTGCCGAGGCGCTGAAGCATTCGAATCAGCGGCCGAATCTGCATGAACTGGCATTGCCTCGGCACAAGGCAATTCTGACGGCGATCGAGAATCGGGATGCGCTGGGGGCGCGGCATGCGACGTTGGTGCAGCTGGATGATGCGCGCAGTGCTTTGAGTGTTGTGCTCGGCACCGAACTCTCCTGA
- a CDS encoding IlvD/Edd family dehydratase: MSDKKPTLRSAQWFGTADKNGFMYRSWMKNQGIADHQFHGKPIIGICNTWSELTPCNAHFRQIAEHVKRGVIEAGGFPVEFPVFSNGESNLRPTAMLTRNLASMDVEEAIRGNPIDGVVLLTGCDKTTPALLMGAASCDVPAIVVTGGPMLNGKHKGKDIGSGTVVWQLSEQVKAGTITIDDFLAAEGGMSRSAGTCNTMGTASTMACMAEALGTSLPHNAAIPAVDARRYVLAHMSGMRAVEMVREDLKLSKILTKEAFENAIRVNAAIGGSTNAVIHLKAIAGRIGVELDLDDWTRIGRGMPTIVDLQPSGRFLMEEFYYAGGLPAVLRRLGEANLIPNPNALTVNGKSIGENTKDAPIYGEDEVIRTLDNPIRADGGICVLRGNLAPLGAVLKPSAATPELMQHRGRAVVFENFDMYKARINDPELDVDADSILVMKNCGPKGYPGMAEVGNMGLPAKLLAQGVTDMVRISDARMSGTAYGTVVLHVAPEAAAGGPLAAVKEGDWIELDCASGRLHLDIPDAELAARMADLQPPQQLLVGGYRQLYIDHVLQADQGCDFDFLVGCRGAEVPRHSH; the protein is encoded by the coding sequence ATGTCTGATAAGAAACCCACCCTGCGCTCCGCCCAATGGTTTGGCACGGCCGACAAGAACGGCTTCATGTACCGCAGCTGGATGAAGAATCAGGGCATCGCCGACCATCAGTTCCACGGCAAGCCGATCATCGGCATCTGCAACACCTGGTCAGAGCTGACCCCGTGCAACGCGCACTTCCGCCAGATCGCGGAACACGTCAAACGCGGGGTGATCGAGGCCGGTGGTTTTCCGGTTGAATTCCCGGTGTTCTCCAATGGCGAGTCGAACCTGCGCCCGACCGCCATGCTCACCCGCAACCTGGCGAGCATGGACGTCGAGGAAGCGATTCGCGGCAACCCGATTGACGGCGTGGTGCTGCTGACCGGTTGCGACAAGACCACCCCGGCCCTGCTGATGGGCGCGGCCAGTTGCGACGTGCCGGCGATCGTTGTCACCGGCGGGCCGATGCTCAACGGCAAGCACAAGGGTAAGGACATCGGCTCCGGCACCGTGGTCTGGCAGCTCAGCGAACAGGTCAAGGCCGGCACCATCACGATTGACGATTTCCTCGCGGCCGAGGGCGGCATGTCGCGCTCCGCCGGTACCTGCAACACCATGGGTACCGCGTCGACCATGGCCTGCATGGCCGAAGCACTGGGCACTTCCCTGCCGCACAACGCGGCGATTCCGGCAGTGGATGCGCGGCGTTATGTGCTGGCGCACATGTCCGGCATGCGCGCGGTCGAGATGGTGCGTGAAGACTTGAAGCTGTCGAAGATCCTGACCAAGGAAGCCTTCGAAAACGCGATCAGGGTCAACGCAGCGATTGGCGGTTCGACCAACGCGGTGATCCACCTGAAAGCCATCGCCGGACGCATCGGCGTCGAGTTGGATCTGGACGACTGGACCCGCATCGGTCGTGGCATGCCGACCATCGTCGACCTGCAACCGTCCGGGCGTTTCCTGATGGAAGAGTTCTACTACGCGGGCGGCTTGCCGGCCGTGCTGCGCCGCCTTGGCGAGGCCAATCTGATTCCCAATCCGAACGCATTGACCGTCAACGGCAAATCCATCGGCGAGAACACCAAGGACGCGCCGATCTACGGCGAGGACGAAGTGATCCGTACTCTCGACAATCCGATCCGCGCCGACGGCGGTATCTGCGTATTGCGCGGCAACCTGGCGCCACTGGGCGCGGTGCTCAAACCGTCAGCCGCCACGCCGGAACTGATGCAGCACCGTGGCCGCGCCGTCGTTTTCGAGAACTTCGACATGTACAAGGCGCGGATCAACGACCCGGAACTGGACGTCGATGCGGACTCGATTCTCGTGATGAAAAATTGCGGGCCGAAGGGTTATCCGGGCATGGCCGAAGTCGGCAACATGGGGTTGCCGGCCAAGCTGCTGGCACAGGGCGTGACCGACATGGTGCGCATCTCCGATGCACGGATGAGCGGCACCGCGTATGGCACCGTTGTCTTGCACGTCGCTCCGGAAGCGGCGGCCGGCGGGCCTTTGGCGGCGGTGAAGGAAGGTGACTGGATCGAACTGGACTGCGCCAGCGGGCGTTTGCATCTGGATATTCCGGACGCTGAACTGGCGGCGCGGATGGCGGATCTGCAACCGCCGCAGCAGCTGTTGGTAGGTGGGTATCGTCAGTTGTACATCGACCATGTGCTGCAGGCGGATCAGGGTTGCGATTTCGACTTCCTCGTCGGTTGCCGAGGGGCTGAAGTGCCGCGCCATTCCCACTAA
- a CDS encoding MFS transporter encodes MSQELRLIRRITLKLIPFLILLYLIAYVDRSAVGFAKLHMGADIGIGDAAYGLGAGLFFIGYFLFEIPSNLMLERFGARRWFARIMITWGAITIGMAFVQGPHSFYVMRFLLGAAEAGFFPGVLYYITQWFPVRHRGKILGLFILSQPIAMMITGPVSGGLLGMDGILGLHGWQWLFIVIGTPAILLTWPVLRWLPDGPQQVKWMDQAEKDWLTGELKKDLQEYGQTRHGNPLHALKDKRVLLLALFYLPVTLSIYGLGLWLPTLIKQFGGSDLVTGFVSSVPYIFGIIGLLIIPRSSDRLNDRYGHLAVLYVLGAMGLFLSAWLSLPVAQLAALCLVAFALFSCTAVFWTLPGRFFAGASAAAGIALINSVGNLGGYIGPFVIGALKEYTGNLASGLYFLSGVMVFGLILTGVVYRVLERKHVLPVEQFAASARGATRT; translated from the coding sequence ATGAGCCAGGAACTGCGGCTTATCCGGCGCATCACGCTGAAACTGATTCCCTTCCTGATCCTGCTGTACCTGATCGCCTATGTGGATCGCTCCGCCGTCGGCTTCGCCAAGCTGCACATGGGCGCCGACATCGGCATTGGCGATGCCGCCTACGGCCTCGGCGCCGGGCTGTTTTTCATCGGCTACTTTCTGTTTGAAATCCCCAGCAATCTGATGCTCGAACGCTTTGGCGCGCGGCGCTGGTTTGCGCGGATCATGATCACCTGGGGCGCGATCACCATTGGCATGGCCTTCGTTCAGGGCCCGCACAGTTTCTACGTGATGCGCTTTCTGCTCGGCGCGGCGGAGGCGGGGTTCTTTCCCGGCGTTCTTTACTACATCACCCAATGGTTCCCGGTGCGCCATCGCGGCAAGATCCTCGGGTTGTTCATCCTGTCCCAACCCATCGCGATGATGATCACCGGCCCCGTTTCGGGCGGTTTGCTGGGCATGGACGGCATCCTCGGCCTGCATGGCTGGCAGTGGCTGTTCATCGTCATCGGTACCCCGGCGATCCTGCTGACCTGGCCGGTATTGCGCTGGTTGCCGGACGGCCCGCAGCAAGTGAAATGGATGGATCAGGCCGAGAAGGACTGGTTGACCGGCGAGCTGAAAAAGGACCTGCAGGAATACGGCCAGACCCGTCACGGCAATCCGCTGCATGCGCTGAAAGACAAACGTGTGTTGCTGCTGGCGCTGTTCTATCTGCCGGTCACCCTGAGCATTTATGGCCTGGGCCTGTGGCTGCCGACCCTGATCAAACAGTTCGGCGGCAGCGATCTGGTGACCGGTTTTGTGTCATCGGTGCCGTACATCTTCGGGATCATCGGCCTGCTGATCATTCCGCGCAGTTCCGACCGTTTGAATGATCGCTATGGTCATCTGGCGGTGCTCTATGTGCTGGGCGCCATGGGCCTGTTCCTCAGTGCCTGGCTGTCGTTGCCGGTAGCGCAACTGGCGGCGTTGTGTCTGGTGGCGTTCGCGCTGTTTTCCTGCACGGCGGTGTTCTGGACGTTGCCGGGGCGCTTCTTCGCTGGTGCCAGTGCGGCGGCCGGTATTGCGTTGATCAACTCGGTGGGCAACCTCGGCGGCTACATCGGCCCGTTCGTGATCGGCGCCTTGAAGGAATACACCGGCAACCTCGCTTCGGGTCTGTACTTCCTGTCCGGCGTGATGGTGTTCGGGCTGATTCTGACGGGCGTCGTCTATCGCGTGCTGGAGCGCAAGCATGTGCTGCCAGTCGAGCAATTTGCAGCGAGCGCACGCGGTGCCACTCGAACCTGA
- the araD1 gene encoding AraD1 family protein, translating into MHLVQFELSSGERRVGVVEDGLVREVQDARTVRDLALAAIEAGNTLVQQVQTLGLGISHDYAELLAQLRILPPLDHPDPAHLLVSGTGLTHLGSASARDKMHQQAGDEASMTDTMRIFKWGVEGGKPAAGQAGVQPEWFYKGDGSIVVRPGQPFPLPPFAEDAGEEPEMAGLYIIGHDGKPYRLGFAVGNEFSDHVMERKNYLYLAHSKLRSCSYGPELRTGELPQHLAGTSRILRDGEVLWQNEFLSGEANMCHSLANLEYHHFKYRQFLRPGDVHIHFFGTATLSFADGIRTQPGDVFEINQAEFGAPLVNGIAPVAAAFEPDSIGTL; encoded by the coding sequence ATGCATCTGGTTCAATTCGAATTGAGTAGCGGCGAGCGCCGTGTCGGGGTGGTCGAGGACGGTCTGGTGCGTGAAGTGCAGGATGCGCGCACGGTTCGTGATCTGGCCCTGGCCGCGATCGAGGCCGGCAACACGCTCGTGCAGCAAGTGCAAACCCTCGGCTTGGGCATCAGCCATGATTACGCCGAGTTGCTGGCCCAACTGCGCATCCTGCCGCCACTCGATCACCCGGACCCCGCGCACCTGCTGGTCAGCGGCACCGGCCTCACCCACCTGGGCAGTGCCTCGGCCCGGGACAAGATGCATCAGCAGGCCGGCGACGAAGCGTCGATGACCGACACCATGCGTATCTTCAAATGGGGCGTGGAGGGCGGCAAACCGGCGGCGGGGCAGGCGGGTGTGCAGCCGGAATGGTTCTACAAGGGCGACGGCAGCATTGTCGTGCGTCCTGGCCAGCCGTTCCCGCTGCCGCCGTTTGCCGAAGACGCCGGCGAGGAGCCGGAGATGGCCGGCCTCTACATCATCGGCCACGATGGCAAGCCGTATCGCCTCGGTTTTGCGGTGGGCAACGAGTTCTCCGATCACGTCATGGAACGCAAGAATTACCTGTACCTGGCCCACTCCAAACTGCGCAGTTGCAGCTACGGCCCGGAACTTCGCACGGGTGAATTGCCTCAACACCTGGCGGGCACCAGTCGCATCCTGCGCGACGGCGAAGTGCTGTGGCAAAACGAGTTCCTCAGCGGCGAGGCCAACATGTGCCACAGCCTGGCGAACCTCGAGTACCACCACTTCAAGTACCGCCAGTTCCTGCGTCCGGGTGATGTGCACATTCACTTCTTCGGCACCGCGACCCTGTCGTTCGCCGATGGCATTCGCACTCAGCCGGGTGATGTATTCGAAATCAACCAGGCCGAATTCGGCGCACCGCTGGTCAACGGCATCGCCCCGGTCGCAGCGGCATTCGAACCGGACAGCATCGGCACCCTTTAA
- a CDS encoding aldehyde dehydrogenase (NADP(+)) gives MTQILGHNYIGGRRSAAGNVKLQSVDATTGEALPHDFIQATEAEVDAAAKAAAAAYPAYRSLSAERRAQFLDAIADELDALGDDFVAVVCRETALPAGRIQGERGRTSGQMRLFAKVLRRGDFYGARIDLPLPDRQPLPRPDLRQYRIGLGPVAVFGASNFPLAFSTAGGDTASALAAGCPVVFKAHSGHMATAELVADALIRAAEKTAMPAGVFNMIYGGGVGEWLVKHPAILAVGFTGSLRGGRALCDMAAARPQPIPVFAEMSSINPVIVLPEALAVRSETVARDLTASVVQGCGQFCTNPGLVIGIRSAQFTAFIEQVAALISDQPAQTMLNAGTLGSYGKGLEKLLAHAGIEHLAGNPQQGNQAQPQLFKADVSLLIDGDEVLQEEVFGPTTVIVEVADKAQLSAALQGLHGQLTATIIGEQADFERFPELTPLLEQKVGRILLNGYPTGVEVCDSMVHGGPYPATSDARGTSVGTLAIDRFLRPVCFQNYPDSLLPEPLKNANPLRIQRLVDGKPSREAL, from the coding sequence ATGACTCAGATTCTCGGTCACAACTACATCGGCGGTCGTCGCAGCGCGGCGGGCAACGTCAAACTGCAAAGCGTCGACGCCACCACGGGCGAAGCACTGCCCCACGATTTCATTCAGGCCACGGAAGCGGAAGTGGACGCTGCCGCCAAGGCCGCTGCGGCGGCGTATCCGGCGTATCGCAGCCTCAGCGCCGAACGCCGCGCACAGTTTCTCGATGCAATCGCCGATGAGCTGGACGCGCTGGGCGATGACTTCGTGGCCGTGGTCTGTCGCGAAACCGCACTGCCTGCCGGACGGATTCAAGGTGAAAGAGGGCGCACCAGCGGCCAGATGCGCTTGTTCGCCAAAGTCCTGCGACGCGGTGATTTCTACGGTGCACGCATCGACCTGCCGTTGCCGGATCGTCAGCCGTTGCCGCGTCCGGATCTGCGCCAGTACCGCATCGGCCTGGGGCCGGTGGCGGTGTTCGGCGCCAGCAATTTTCCGCTGGCATTCTCCACCGCCGGCGGCGATACCGCGTCGGCGCTGGCGGCCGGTTGCCCGGTGGTGTTCAAGGCTCACAGCGGTCATATGGCCACAGCCGAACTCGTTGCCGACGCGTTGATCCGTGCAGCAGAAAAAACCGCTATGCCGGCCGGTGTGTTCAACATGATCTACGGCGGTGGCGTCGGCGAATGGCTGGTCAAGCATCCTGCGATTCTGGCCGTGGGTTTCACCGGCTCGCTGCGTGGCGGACGGGCGCTGTGTGACATGGCCGCCGCGCGGCCTCAGCCAATCCCGGTATTTGCCGAGATGTCGAGCATCAACCCGGTGATCGTATTGCCCGAGGCCCTGGCCGTGCGTTCGGAAACCGTTGCTCGCGATCTGACCGCGTCGGTGGTGCAGGGCTGCGGTCAGTTCTGTACCAATCCGGGCCTGGTGATCGGCATTCGCTCAGCGCAGTTCACGGCATTCATAGAGCAAGTCGCGGCGCTGATCAGTGATCAACCGGCGCAAACCATGCTCAATGCCGGCACCCTCGGCAGCTACGGCAAAGGCCTGGAAAAACTCTTGGCCCACGCCGGCATTGAGCATCTGGCGGGTAATCCGCAACAGGGCAATCAGGCACAACCGCAGTTGTTCAAGGCCGATGTCAGCCTGCTGATCGATGGCGATGAAGTGCTGCAGGAAGAAGTGTTCGGCCCGACCACTGTGATCGTTGAAGTGGCTGACAAGGCGCAGTTGAGCGCGGCGTTGCAGGGCCTGCATGGGCAACTGACGGCGACGATTATCGGCGAGCAGGCGGATTTCGAACGCTTCCCGGAGCTGACGCCGTTGCTGGAGCAGAAGGTCGGACGGATCCTGCTCAATGGTTATCCGACCGGTGTCGAAGTCTGTGACTCGATGGTTCACGGCGGGCCGTACCCGGCAACCTCCGATGCTCGGGGCACTTCGGTGGGTACGCTGGCGATCGATCGTTTCCTGCGCCCGGTGTGCTTCCAGAACTACCCCGACAGCCTGCTGCCGGAACCGCTGAAAAACGCCAACCCGCTGCGTATTCAGCGGCTGGTCGACGGCAAGCCATCGCGCGAAGCCCTGTAA
- a CDS encoding DUF5629 family protein produces MTAVTDTLLNALEHCGMVEIDGLHAFEFALDEDDNLHIECIDGRTAKHWEFTPAQVAAATFDEDLQSWLIVGFSSDTKTVGEHRLVCLGDVLSSADDEDEAE; encoded by the coding sequence ATGACTGCCGTAACCGACACCCTTCTCAACGCCCTCGAACACTGCGGTATGGTCGAAATCGACGGCCTGCACGCTTTCGAATTCGCCCTCGACGAAGACGACAACCTGCACATCGAATGCATCGATGGCCGAACAGCCAAGCACTGGGAATTCACCCCGGCTCAGGTGGCGGCGGCGACGTTTGATGAAGACCTGCAGAGCTGGCTGATCGTCGGTTTTTCCAGCGACACCAAGACCGTCGGCGAACACCGTCTGGTCTGCCTCGGGGATGTACTGAGCAGCGCCGACGACGAGGATGAAGCCGAATGA
- a CDS encoding lactonase family protein: MNMRKFWPLLMAGSVGAMGLSSASAESFQFLVGSYTAGTSEGIYRMNFDSATGQIDAKPLQVIKSENPSWLTLSKDQRRLFVVNENGPGQKDPVGRVSSYAIDPKTHALTLINQVQSLGNEPTHSSLSADASHLFVSNYSVVEDPGGTLAVLPVGSDGKLKPVVQMSAHPASRVNPERQASNHVHSTVSSPDGRYVFSNDLGADKVFIYQFDPKANPDLPLTPAKTASVQLPAGSGPRHLLFSADGKHAWLTMEMSAQVAVFDYKDGVLTQTQLVDLAAGQPTSDKAAAALHSSADGKFLYVSNRGTANQLLVFAIDPASGQLKELQRRSVEGDHPREFSLDPSGKFLLIANQKSNQIVVVERDGKTGLLGKTVQNLPMDAPSDLKFLVRQ; this comes from the coding sequence ATGAACATGCGTAAATTCTGGCCATTGCTGATGGCCGGCAGCGTCGGTGCGATGGGACTTTCCAGTGCCTCGGCCGAGAGCTTCCAGTTTTTGGTGGGCTCCTACACCGCCGGCACCAGCGAAGGCATCTACCGGATGAACTTCGACAGCGCCACCGGACAGATCGACGCCAAACCGCTGCAAGTGATCAAGAGCGAAAACCCGTCGTGGCTGACCCTGTCGAAGGATCAGCGCCGGTTGTTCGTGGTCAACGAAAACGGCCCAGGCCAGAAAGATCCGGTCGGTCGTGTGAGCAGCTACGCCATCGATCCGAAGACCCACGCGCTGACCCTGATCAATCAGGTCCAGAGCCTGGGCAATGAGCCGACCCATTCGAGCCTCAGCGCCGACGCCAGCCATCTGTTCGTCAGCAACTACTCGGTGGTTGAAGATCCGGGCGGCACCCTCGCGGTATTGCCGGTGGGCAGCGACGGCAAGCTCAAACCGGTGGTGCAGATGAGCGCGCACCCGGCGAGCCGGGTCAATCCCGAGCGTCAGGCCTCGAACCACGTGCACTCGACGGTGTCCTCGCCGGACGGCCGTTACGTGTTCTCCAATGACCTGGGTGCGGACAAGGTCTTCATCTACCAATTCGACCCGAAAGCCAACCCGGATCTGCCGCTGACCCCGGCGAAAACCGCGTCGGTGCAACTGCCAGCCGGCAGCGGCCCGCGTCATCTGTTGTTCAGCGCGGACGGCAAACATGCCTGGCTGACCATGGAAATGAGTGCTCAGGTCGCGGTATTCGACTACAAGGACGGCGTGCTGACTCAGACACAACTGGTCGATCTGGCTGCCGGCCAGCCAACCTCGGACAAAGCCGCCGCCGCGCTGCACTCGTCCGCCGATGGCAAATTCCTCTACGTCAGCAACCGTGGCACCGCCAATCAGCTGCTGGTGTTCGCCATCGACCCGGCCAGTGGCCAGCTCAAGGAATTGCAACGACGTTCGGTGGAAGGCGATCACCCGCGCGAGTTCAGCCTCGATCCAAGCGGTAAATTCCTGCTGATCGCCAACCAGAAGAGCAACCAGATTGTCGTGGTCGAGCGCGACGGCAAGACCGGTCTGCTGGGCAAAACCGTGCAAAACCTGCCGATGGACGCCCCGAGCGATCTCAAGTTTCTCGTGCGTCAATAA
- a CDS encoding glutathione S-transferase — protein sequence MNTLYSFRRCPYAMRARMALRYSGVPVEIVEVSLKAKPAEMLAISPKGTVPVLDADGQVIDESLEIMRWALAQHDPDDWLLGGDSRIAELIEANDRVFKIHLNRYKYAERYPEQPMEVYRAEGALFLQKLDELLEGRDYLLANHPSLADIALLPFVRQFAHVDRDWFAQTPYVRLQAWLQRFLESELFTGIMKK from the coding sequence ATGAACACGCTGTATTCCTTCCGCCGCTGCCCGTACGCGATGCGGGCACGGATGGCCCTGCGTTATTCGGGCGTGCCGGTGGAGATCGTCGAAGTCAGTCTGAAAGCCAAACCGGCGGAGATGTTGGCGATCTCGCCCAAGGGCACGGTGCCGGTGCTGGACGCGGACGGCCAGGTGATCGATGAGAGCCTGGAAATCATGCGTTGGGCGCTGGCGCAGCATGATCCGGATGACTGGTTGCTGGGTGGTGACTCAAGGATTGCCGAGTTGATCGAAGCCAACGATCGCGTATTCAAGATTCACCTGAATCGCTACAAGTACGCCGAGCGTTATCCGGAACAGCCGATGGAGGTTTATCGGGCGGAAGGTGCTCTGTTCTTGCAGAAACTGGATGAGTTGCTCGAAGGTCGCGATTACTTGCTGGCCAATCATCCGAGCCTGGCCGATATCGCGCTGTTGCCGTTCGTTCGCCAGTTCGCTCACGTTGATCGTGACTGGTTTGCGCAGACGCCTTACGTGCGGTTGCAGGCCTGGTTGCAGCGGTTTCTGGAATCGGAGCTGTTCACCGGCATCATGAAAAAGTAG